Proteins encoded in a region of the Oculatellaceae cyanobacterium genome:
- a CDS encoding protein-glutamate O-methyltransferase CheR, translating to MQSSPENLTLADSTFMLLRDLIHEHIGVSYESDKRELLADKLLPRVIERGFSSYLDYYYLLKYDDTADTEWKYLIDALSVQETFFWREFDQINALVEAIAPQHLANSPYKPLRIWSAACATGEEPLTIAMALNEAGWFQKMAIEIYASDASHSAIAKAEEGLYRDRAFRSLSPALKAKYFQDEAGLARISPEIHNRIKWSCANLVSKTDLQSFPPMSVIFCRNVFIYFSEPAIRKTLELFVPKLLTPGYLFVGASESLLKLTNALELQEIAGAFVYVKN from the coding sequence ATGCAATCTAGCCCTGAAAATTTAACTTTGGCTGACAGTACGTTTATGTTGTTACGTGATTTAATTCACGAACACATAGGAGTGAGTTATGAAAGCGACAAACGCGAGTTGTTGGCGGATAAACTTTTGCCGCGAGTGATTGAACGAGGTTTTAGCTCGTATTTAGACTACTACTACTTGCTGAAATATGATGATACAGCAGATACCGAGTGGAAGTATTTAATTGATGCCCTTTCAGTCCAAGAAACTTTTTTTTGGCGAGAATTTGATCAAATAAACGCTTTAGTTGAGGCGATCGCACCTCAACATTTAGCTAATTCTCCCTACAAACCATTGCGGATTTGGAGTGCTGCTTGTGCTACAGGCGAGGAACCTTTGACGATCGCAATGGCATTAAATGAAGCAGGTTGGTTTCAAAAAATGGCGATTGAAATTTATGCTAGTGATGCCAGCCATAGTGCGATCGCCAAAGCGGAAGAAGGTTTATATCGCGATCGTGCCTTCCGTAGTCTCTCACCTGCCTTAAAAGCTAAATATTTCCAAGATGAAGCAGGATTAGCGCGGATATCCCCAGAAATTCACAATCGCATCAAGTGGAGTTGTGCAAATTTAGTTTCAAAAACCGATTTGCAAAGTTTTCCACCTATGTCAGTAATCTTTTGTCGCAATGTCTTTATCTATTTTTCAGAACCAGCAATTCGCAAAACTCTCGAATTGTTTGTCCCAAAACTACTAACACCAGGTTATTTATTTGTCGGTGCATCTGAATCACTATTAAAACTTACTAACGCACTAGAATTACAAGAAATTGCTGGTGCATTTGTTTACGTTAAAAACTAG
- a CDS encoding response regulator: MAKILIVDDSSMSRRMLRNILEKAGHQVIEAKDGISGIEAYFLDHPDLVLLDLVMEGMYGLDVLEKLRQLDSSVQVIIASADIQTSTLETAQTAGAKAFVNKPFASVKVLEVVNTVLKGSEI, from the coding sequence ATGGCAAAAATTTTAATTGTTGATGATTCTAGTATGTCGCGGCGAATGCTCCGCAACATACTAGAAAAAGCTGGACATCAAGTGATTGAAGCCAAAGACGGAATTTCTGGCATAGAAGCTTATTTTCTCGATCACCCCGATTTGGTCTTACTCGACTTAGTGATGGAAGGGATGTATGGACTAGATGTACTAGAAAAATTACGTCAACTAGACAGCAGTGTACAAGTAATTATAGCCAGCGCCGATATTCAAACATCGACACTCGAAACTGCCCAAACAGCAGGAGCAAAAGCGTTTGTGAATAAGCCGTTTGCATCTGTCAAGGTTTTGGAAGTTGTCAATACAGTTCTAAAAGGATCTGAAATATGA
- a CDS encoding methyl-accepting chemotaxis protein, with protein sequence MSVFSIAILSIVVFSLVAVVPALLARNSQFKAALTEVYNQISEELTRLRSQGEQIVDHTEEIAQKALQLTAGQEEHLRSLDKITNGTNQMVTSLKETASQAESVGTSTEQLVSSVNEMAASIEQITGNTVELASAINQTAASIQETTTSIQSVNNITQEMATSATEVTSSMTEMAASVKSVSRDSDNLATSISETAASVEEMTRSIQGVTNNTDDLASAAEETTASINEMAASIEEVSVTTEKLAATVEEVATAIEETSRSIQGVAQNAERITDAASGSATSAEQLDRSIRAVSNLTRQADEITRKVARDAEIGGVTVQKSIQGFVRVRESMAQSTQVVREMGKRTNEISSIVDTINLIAERTNLLSLNASIEAARAGEAGRGFAVVAEEIRNLADRAAQATTDIGTIIKALQGVVQEAVSSSNEGLKVADESNRLAEEGAIGLKTILSGIEQTKQLVSEISRATEEQISAGQNVVNTIKTTSGQAKEVARATVEQAKAISAIAQATGQMRKITQQVNQAMNEQSRAARDVIKAAQNTTNLAGQVRKAMVEQTNGTNQIMQVVEAMRKGSATTARAVSEQATASEQISKEGERLARLIANISKAMSEQATAATQITTAVESMSRQSNQVAKGMSEQNLAIREINPAIQNIAKQMATITRSNRENSTVCEHILNSLTEIRSLTEANINVIQENQHITTDLVEQAKNLTTTMETINNYQLSINND encoded by the coding sequence ATGTCTGTTTTTTCAATTGCAATTTTATCTATAGTTGTTTTTTCGTTGGTGGCTGTAGTCCCAGCTTTACTAGCACGTAACTCTCAATTTAAAGCAGCACTTACCGAGGTTTATAACCAAATTTCTGAAGAACTTACTCGCTTGCGATCGCAAGGTGAACAAATAGTCGATCACACAGAGGAAATTGCCCAGAAAGCCTTGCAATTAACAGCAGGTCAGGAAGAGCATTTGCGATCGCTTGACAAAATTACCAACGGTACTAACCAAATGGTAACTTCTCTCAAAGAAACAGCAAGCCAAGCGGAATCGGTGGGAACCTCAACAGAACAGCTAGTTTCATCAGTCAACGAAATGGCAGCTTCGATTGAGCAAATTACTGGTAACACCGTAGAATTAGCCTCAGCTATTAATCAAACTGCTGCTTCAATCCAAGAAACTACTACTTCTATTCAAAGCGTCAACAATATTACTCAAGAAATGGCGACTTCTGCTACGGAAGTAACCAGTTCAATGACAGAAATGGCTGCTTCTGTCAAAAGCGTTAGTCGTGATAGTGATAACCTTGCCACATCAATTAGCGAAACAGCCGCCTCTGTTGAAGAAATGACTCGTTCAATTCAAGGCGTTACCAATAATACTGACGACTTAGCAAGTGCTGCGGAAGAAACCACTGCCTCAATCAATGAAATGGCAGCTTCAATTGAGGAAGTTTCTGTTACAACTGAAAAACTAGCTGCCACAGTGGAAGAAGTTGCCACAGCTATAGAAGAAACATCCCGTTCAATTCAAGGCGTAGCACAAAACGCTGAACGCATTACTGATGCTGCTTCCGGTTCCGCTACCAGTGCAGAACAACTAGATCGCTCAATTCGTGCAGTCAGTAATTTAACTAGACAAGCTGATGAAATTACTCGCAAAGTAGCCCGCGATGCAGAAATAGGTGGTGTCACCGTTCAAAAATCCATTCAAGGATTTGTCCGTGTGCGAGAATCAATGGCGCAATCAACACAAGTTGTGCGCGAAATGGGCAAACGTACGAATGAAATTAGTAGCATTGTCGATACAATTAACTTAATTGCGGAGCGCACAAATTTACTATCTTTAAATGCCTCAATAGAAGCTGCTCGTGCAGGGGAAGCAGGACGTGGCTTTGCTGTTGTCGCTGAAGAAATTCGCAATTTAGCGGATCGTGCAGCCCAAGCAACCACCGATATTGGCACAATTATTAAAGCTTTGCAAGGAGTAGTACAAGAAGCTGTCAGTTCATCTAACGAAGGGTTAAAGGTAGCTGATGAAAGCAATCGCCTTGCTGAAGAAGGCGCGATTGGATTAAAAACAATTTTGTCAGGAATTGAACAAACAAAACAACTGGTTAGTGAAATTAGCCGCGCTACCGAAGAACAAATTTCGGCTGGACAAAATGTAGTTAATACGATTAAAACGACATCTGGACAAGCGAAAGAAGTAGCACGTGCCACAGTTGAACAAGCTAAAGCAATTAGTGCGATCGCGCAAGCAACTGGACAAATGCGAAAAATTACCCAGCAAGTAAATCAGGCAATGAATGAACAATCGCGGGCTGCCCGTGACGTAATCAAAGCTGCCCAAAATACTACTAATCTTGCTGGACAAGTGCGTAAAGCAATGGTGGAACAAACCAACGGCACTAATCAAATCATGCAAGTAGTAGAAGCAATGCGTAAAGGCTCGGCAACTACTGCTCGTGCTGTATCTGAACAAGCAACAGCAAGTGAGCAAATTTCTAAAGAAGGAGAACGTTTAGCACGTTTAATTGCCAATATTAGCAAGGCAATGAGCGAACAAGCAACTGCGGCTACTCAAATCACAACAGCAGTAGAAAGTATGAGCCGTCAATCAAATCAAGTTGCTAAAGGAATGAGCGAACAAAATCTGGCGATTAGAGAGATTAATCCAGCTATACAAAATATTGCTAAACAAATGGCAACAATCACGCGCTCTAATCGGGAAAACTCTACAGTTTGTGAACATATCCTAAATTCACTCACAGAAATTCGCAGTCTAACTGAAGCTAACATAAATGTAATCCAAGAAAACCAGCACATCACTACTGATTTAGTAGAACAAGCGAAAAATCTCACTACAACTATGGAGACAATTAACAATTATCAATTATCAATTAACAATGACTAA
- a CDS encoding chemotaxis protein CheA has translation MSTDVNNESFFAEFADDYFAECEEHLTILRRDILALEAFVNCPQVERSLLEELFRSFHSLKGMSGMIGVKEAEQLAHEMESYLRALREKQVTLNQAGMDALIKGTKMLEQVITARRTQAPTPDITDVVAQINAVVPNTESVEKLTKVNSASATKPLASLNLKPEEIAQLVAALHQGKKAWQFEFAPVAGLAERGINVSKIRERLQLLGQLIHAAPRITSTGGILFDFLLASDADESIFAEWKNDGVTYTHYSQESDIETVLKTYNSKEEAIPPPPVVTPPPTVTAAPSNVVRVDLARLDELMQMVGELVISRARLEDHLNKLEANVPAKQLRTLRETNLALERQLRDLREGVMRVRLVPISEIFRRMQFVARDVARESNKKVTVELRGQETEIDKFVVERMMDPLLHLVRNAVSHGLEPEAERIAHGKSPEGKLALRAATAGEIVVIEIEDDGRGVDLEGISSKARKLGLIDADATVDLNTALDIICSPGFSTREQADLTSGRGVGMAVVKNTVQELGGLLTLESKVGESTRFSIYLPLTLAIADALIVNVSKQTFAIPQSSVREVLEIHSSNITIFENNEIITYRGTVLPLLRLTSLFKLPESSNSRFYVIVVGTGLSAVGVAVDQIIAQQEIVVRPLTDPLVKVMGISGATELGDGRVVLIINTTQLTMTN, from the coding sequence ATGTCTACGGACGTTAATAATGAAAGTTTTTTTGCCGAATTTGCCGATGATTACTTTGCTGAATGTGAAGAACATCTGACAATTCTTCGTCGGGATATTCTAGCTTTAGAAGCTTTTGTTAATTGTCCCCAGGTAGAGCGATCGCTACTAGAAGAACTGTTTCGTAGCTTTCATTCCCTCAAAGGAATGTCGGGGATGATTGGCGTAAAAGAAGCCGAGCAATTAGCCCATGAAATGGAAAGTTATCTGCGGGCATTACGTGAAAAGCAAGTTACTTTAAATCAAGCTGGAATGGATGCCTTAATTAAAGGCACAAAAATGCTGGAGCAGGTAATTACCGCCCGTCGTACCCAAGCGCCAACTCCTGATATTACGGACGTGGTAGCCCAGATTAATGCTGTTGTTCCTAATACTGAATCAGTAGAAAAATTAACCAAAGTTAATTCTGCCTCGGCTACAAAACCTTTGGCATCACTAAATTTGAAGCCAGAAGAAATCGCCCAATTAGTTGCTGCTTTACATCAAGGTAAAAAGGCTTGGCAATTTGAATTTGCTCCGGTAGCTGGTTTAGCAGAACGAGGGATAAATGTAAGTAAAATTCGGGAACGCTTACAACTATTAGGACAATTAATTCACGCAGCACCTCGTATTACCAGTACGGGAGGCATTCTGTTCGATTTCCTTTTAGCTAGTGATGCAGATGAAAGCATCTTTGCTGAGTGGAAAAATGACGGCGTTACCTATACTCATTACTCCCAAGAGTCGGATATAGAGACAGTTTTAAAAACCTATAATAGTAAAGAAGAAGCAATTCCCCCACCTCCTGTAGTTACCCCCCCGCCGACGGTTACTGCTGCACCCTCAAATGTAGTGCGCGTTGATTTAGCTCGTCTAGATGAATTAATGCAGATGGTTGGTGAGTTAGTAATTAGTAGAGCGCGTTTAGAAGATCATTTAAATAAGTTAGAAGCTAATGTTCCTGCAAAACAATTACGAACATTACGGGAAACTAACCTCGCTTTGGAACGACAATTGCGGGATTTACGTGAGGGTGTAATGCGGGTACGTTTAGTACCTATTAGTGAGATCTTTAGGCGGATGCAGTTTGTGGCGCGGGATGTTGCTAGAGAAAGTAATAAAAAGGTGACAGTAGAACTAAGGGGTCAGGAAACGGAAATTGATAAATTTGTAGTTGAGCGGATGATGGATCCGTTGCTGCATCTAGTCAGAAATGCCGTTAGTCACGGTTTAGAACCAGAAGCAGAGCGTATAGCGCACGGTAAGTCACCTGAAGGAAAGTTAGCGTTACGTGCGGCTACAGCAGGGGAAATTGTGGTGATTGAAATTGAGGATGATGGGCGAGGGGTTGATCTTGAGGGGATTTCATCTAAGGCTAGGAAATTAGGCTTAATTGATGCTGATGCCACAGTTGATCTGAATACAGCTTTAGATATTATTTGTTCTCCAGGTTTTTCTACCCGCGAACAAGCTGATTTAACCAGTGGGCGGGGTGTGGGAATGGCTGTGGTTAAAAATACTGTGCAGGAATTGGGGGGCTTGCTCACGTTAGAGTCAAAAGTGGGGGAAAGTACTCGTTTTAGTATTTACTTGCCTTTAACTTTAGCGATCGCAGATGCCTTAATTGTTAATGTTAGTAAACAAACTTTTGCAATACCTCAGTCTTCAGTCCGCGAAGTTTTAGAAATACATTCATCTAACATTACTATATTTGAAAACAACGAAATTATTACTTATAGAGGTACTGTTTTACCTCTGCTACGCCTGACAAGCTTGTTTAAATTACCAGAATCATCAAACAGCCGTTTTTATGTAATCGTGGTTGGTACTGGTTTAAGTGCAGTTGGCGTTGCTGTAGATCAGATTATTGCTCAACAAGAAATTGTTGTGCGCCCTCTTACTGATCCTTTAGTTAAAGTTATGGGCATTTCTGGAGCAACTGAATTAGGGGACGGACGGGTAGTATTAATTATAAATACTACTCAATTAACAATGACCAATTAA
- a CDS encoding chemotaxis protein CheW, with translation MLDNLNDSEPFILFELAGTTYALRSSFVQQMEMIEQITPVPNAAPFVEGVVFSRGQVIPAVNLRVRFGLEKIPYNPRTRLIVIHAGSRTVGVIADTAREFISVPVSTIQPPPEAISGLSSKYLSGIATIGDRLVLILNAEELLNSAEIEE, from the coding sequence ATGTTAGATAACTTGAATGATTCTGAACCATTTATCCTCTTTGAACTTGCAGGCACAACTTATGCACTACGCAGTTCTTTTGTACAGCAAATGGAAATGATTGAACAAATCACCCCTGTCCCCAACGCTGCACCCTTTGTTGAAGGTGTGGTTTTTTCTCGTGGTCAAGTGATTCCTGCTGTAAATTTGCGTGTGCGCTTTGGGCTGGAAAAAATTCCCTATAATCCTCGTACCCGTTTGATCGTGATTCATGCAGGTAGCCGCACTGTGGGTGTAATTGCAGATACCGCCCGTGAATTTATATCTGTGCCAGTGAGTACTATTCAACCACCTCCAGAAGCAATTTCTGGGTTAAGTAGCAAATATTTGTCAGGAATTGCCACAATAGGCGATCGCTTGGTACTGATTTTAAATGCTGAAGAATTGCTTAATAGTGCAGAAATTGAGGAGTGA
- a CDS encoding HEAT repeat domain-containing protein: MSSSNAAISIFTTDNQLIVRSWDDWLSKATGVNADEACGKKLTVLVPDLEARGLLKLFQQVLTKGTIETIAPTVDRYLIPCPPLTPSQYFERMQQRVTISPLQSSDRIIGTIVTIEDVTAKLNRECELAQQLSSHDENTRIHAVELLTTEESPESQPSIVTAMADENWRVRQKVVDGLALRGGEDTAAMLLRTLREQHQDLGVLNSVLQVMALSNTDTIPALIECLNDPDEDLRIYAALTLGEQQDVRAIPALIKALEDPNANVRYHAIDALSQLRAEEAVDALTALAESRNFFLSFPAIDALRRIGNPTIAPRLVPLLADQVLREPAAITLGELGNEEVVAPLVELLNTGTAPARVIIKAIANLYYRYEKVYGEGNQIIDLFKHSITQQGTDNLLATVRQVKHNEFRSFVLILSWLDGEAVETAMTQLLNYPAARDLAKVALVRYGKRVTKLLITQLAAEDLATREAAIVTLGRIGDPSAVPALMEILTTIPELVIPTAGALAQIGDRRAFEALLSLIGHQDAGVRQAAISALDSLGHPDMAGRMVPLLSDPDPLVRESAVKIAGYFAYPECEQLLFAACSDPTEIVRTAAIEHIAFLENESVLTTIAHALYHEAPKVRAVAAKALEHLDSNRAFPLLLSALKDREPWVRYYAARSIGRHGYVEAIDALAQLAQSDEANHVRSSAISALGRIGTERSVAVLAPLALVSDSEGDIAACAIAALGMIKHPDALPTLLAVARNGETFSRLAAIRALGECNGIGVAEALQRIAELNPQAVIVQTAIEALARLANTERNSTSQPSRAIAALIDLTAEPTRREACVTALAKLGEPQIEAIATGLTHPLSGVRRAVVDALTRLKHPQASAFLETALEDSDGIVRLAAVTALGYLGNRSAERKLVILARTDPDPAVRRAAQKVLQM; encoded by the coding sequence ATGTCCTCATCCAATGCTGCCATCAGTATCTTTACAACTGACAATCAACTGATAGTGCGTTCGTGGGATGATTGGTTGTCAAAGGCTACAGGTGTGAATGCGGATGAAGCTTGTGGCAAAAAATTAACTGTACTTGTCCCCGATTTAGAGGCACGAGGCTTACTTAAATTGTTCCAGCAAGTACTCACTAAAGGAACAATTGAAACTATTGCTCCTACAGTTGATCGTTATTTAATTCCTTGTCCGCCGTTGACACCTTCCCAGTATTTTGAACGAATGCAACAACGGGTAACAATTTCACCGTTGCAATCAAGCGATCGCATTATTGGTACGATTGTCACAATTGAAGATGTCACCGCTAAACTAAATCGTGAATGTGAGTTAGCACAACAACTCTCAAGTCATGATGAAAATACTCGCATCCATGCTGTTGAATTGTTAACAACAGAAGAATCCCCAGAATCTCAGCCCAGCATAGTAACAGCAATGGCTGATGAAAACTGGCGGGTAAGGCAGAAAGTTGTTGATGGCTTGGCGCTACGAGGCGGTGAAGACACAGCCGCTATGCTGCTAAGGACTTTAAGGGAGCAGCATCAAGATTTAGGTGTATTAAACAGTGTCCTACAAGTAATGGCACTGAGTAATACAGATACAATTCCAGCTTTAATTGAATGTTTAAATGATCCTGATGAAGATTTGCGGATTTATGCAGCATTAACATTAGGAGAACAGCAAGATGTACGGGCAATCCCAGCTTTAATTAAAGCTTTAGAAGACCCGAATGCCAATGTCCGCTATCATGCTATTGATGCCTTAAGCCAATTAAGAGCCGAAGAAGCTGTAGATGCCTTAACAGCCTTGGCAGAATCGCGGAATTTCTTTCTATCATTTCCGGCAATTGATGCTTTAAGGCGGATTGGTAATCCTACTATTGCCCCCAGGTTAGTTCCTTTACTGGCAGATCAAGTATTGAGAGAACCAGCCGCGATCACGTTAGGAGAATTGGGGAATGAAGAGGTAGTTGCCCCCTTAGTAGAACTTTTAAATACAGGGACAGCACCAGCGCGAGTAATTATAAAAGCGATCGCTAACCTCTACTACCGCTATGAAAAAGTTTATGGCGAAGGTAATCAGATTATTGATTTATTCAAGCACTCGATTACTCAGCAAGGTACGGATAACTTGCTTGCTACAGTTCGCCAAGTCAAGCACAATGAATTTCGCTCGTTTGTACTAATTCTCAGTTGGTTAGATGGCGAAGCTGTAGAAACAGCGATGACGCAGCTATTAAATTATCCCGCCGCCCGTGATTTAGCTAAAGTTGCTCTTGTCAGATACGGTAAACGAGTTACTAAGTTATTAATCACACAACTAGCAGCCGAGGATTTGGCAACCCGTGAAGCTGCTATTGTTACATTGGGAAGGATTGGTGATCCTAGCGCTGTGCCAGCTTTAATGGAAATTTTAACTACAATTCCAGAGTTAGTAATTCCCACCGCCGGAGCATTAGCACAAATTGGCGATCGCCGTGCCTTTGAAGCATTACTAAGTTTAATTGGTCATCAAGATGCTGGAGTACGTCAGGCTGCCATTTCTGCCTTGGATTCTCTGGGGCATCCAGATATGGCGGGGCGGATGGTTCCACTATTAAGTGATCCTGATCCTTTAGTGCGGGAATCAGCCGTAAAAATTGCGGGATATTTTGCTTATCCTGAGTGTGAACAGTTACTATTTGCAGCTTGCTCTGATCCTACAGAGATTGTCCGCACTGCGGCAATAGAACACATTGCTTTTTTGGAAAACGAAAGTGTTCTAACAACTATTGCTCATGCCTTATATCACGAAGCCCCAAAAGTGCGGGCAGTAGCTGCTAAAGCCTTAGAACATTTAGATAGTAATCGTGCTTTTCCATTGTTACTTAGTGCTTTAAAAGATCGAGAGCCTTGGGTGCGATATTATGCTGCCCGTTCAATTGGCAGACATGGCTATGTTGAAGCAATAGACGCTTTAGCACAATTAGCCCAAAGTGATGAAGCCAACCATGTGCGATCCTCCGCGATCTCTGCGCTAGGGCGCATTGGCACTGAGCGTTCTGTAGCTGTTCTTGCACCTTTAGCTTTAGTTAGTGATAGCGAGGGAGATATCGCTGCTTGTGCGATCGCCGCTTTGGGAATGATTAAGCATCCAGACGCTTTACCAACATTGTTAGCTGTAGCGCGTAATGGTGAGACTTTTAGCCGTCTAGCTGCAATTCGTGCTTTGGGTGAATGTAATGGCATTGGTGTGGCAGAAGCATTACAACGTATTGCAGAATTAAATCCCCAAGCTGTGATTGTGCAAACAGCAATTGAGGCGCTGGCACGTTTGGCAAATACAGAACGCAACAGTACTTCACAGCCCAGCAGAGCGATCGCCGCCTTAATCGATCTAACAGCAGAACCAACCAGGCGAGAAGCTTGTGTTACTGCATTAGCTAAACTCGGTGAACCACAAATTGAAGCAATTGCTACTGGGTTAACTCATCCCCTTAGTGGTGTCCGCCGTGCTGTAGTAGATGCACTTACGCGCTTAAAGCATCCCCAAGCATCAGCATTTTTAGAGACCGCTTTAGAAGATAGCGATGGTATAGTGCGTTTAGCAGCCGTCACTGCTTTGGGATATTTAGGTAATCGCAGTGCAGAACGTAAACTGGTGATTTTAGCGCGTACAGATCCCGATCCCGCAGTCCGTCGCGCTGCCCAAAAAGTATTACAAATGTAA
- a CDS encoding chemotaxis response regulator protein-glutamate methylesterase, which translates to MDKLLRVLIVDDSAYVRKVVKQMLSRSPFIEVIGAAHDGEEALEMVEELKPDVVTLDLIMPHMDGVEFLRRQMAINPVPVIVVSIASESGEMALAALDAGAVDFVQKPTALATEKIFEISEELIEKVKSAAQVPLKRLLAPQLTNNKAIAVATKPQSGTLDIIVIGISTGGPQALAFLIPQLPAEMPVPIAMVLHMPVGYTEMYARRLNEQSNIEVIEAYEGAIVKPGVALLAAAGRHLSFRRQPDGTVVAHLDARPIDTLHRPAVDVLFQSAAEVYSDRVLGIVMTGMGSDGKQGAAWIKSHGGKIITEAEETCVVYGMPRSVVEAGLSDRSVPLTQMAQAILEEI; encoded by the coding sequence ATGGATAAATTATTACGAGTATTAATAGTAGACGACTCTGCATACGTGCGTAAAGTTGTCAAGCAAATGTTATCACGTAGCCCATTTATAGAAGTAATAGGGGCTGCCCATGATGGTGAAGAAGCATTAGAAATGGTGGAAGAACTCAAACCAGACGTAGTGACATTAGACTTAATTATGCCCCACATGGACGGAGTAGAGTTTCTCCGTCGCCAGATGGCAATAAATCCAGTCCCCGTAATAGTTGTGAGCATTGCCAGCGAGAGTGGTGAAATGGCACTAGCCGCCCTTGACGCAGGTGCAGTTGATTTTGTGCAAAAGCCAACAGCTTTAGCAACGGAAAAGATTTTTGAGATCAGTGAAGAATTAATCGAAAAAGTCAAATCTGCTGCTCAGGTACCCCTTAAACGTTTGCTTGCGCCCCAATTAACTAATAACAAAGCAATAGCAGTTGCCACAAAACCTCAGTCAGGAACACTAGATATTATCGTAATTGGGATATCAACAGGCGGCCCTCAAGCCCTCGCCTTCTTAATTCCTCAGCTACCTGCCGAAATGCCCGTGCCGATCGCAATGGTATTACATATGCCAGTAGGTTATACAGAAATGTATGCCCGCCGATTAAATGAGCAATCAAACATAGAAGTAATTGAGGCTTATGAAGGCGCTATTGTCAAACCAGGAGTAGCATTACTAGCTGCTGCTGGACGACACTTAAGCTTTCGCCGTCAACCTGATGGTACAGTAGTCGCCCACTTAGATGCTCGTCCCATAGATACCCTGCATCGTCCCGCAGTCGATGTTTTATTTCAATCAGCCGCAGAAGTGTATAGCGATCGCGTTTTGGGAATAGTAATGACAGGGATGGGTTCCGATGGCAAACAAGGCGCAGCTTGGATTAAATCTCATGGAGGAAAGATTATTACCGAAGCCGAAGAAACTTGTGTTGTTTACGGGATGCCTCGTTCAGTTGTTGAAGCAGGGTTGAGCGATCGCAGCGTACCACTAACCCAGATGGCACAAGCAATTTTAGAGGAAATCTGA
- a CDS encoding response regulator: protein MSVDLLETCMKQILVVDDSATMRRMVMASLRELTEVSFDEASSGLEAIEYLAMSSIDLMILDLNMPDMHGLEVLKFVRGHEKYQMIPIIVLTTRGDESSRGAAIAAGASRYLTKPFEPGQLAEQANNLLNNGEIEG, encoded by the coding sequence ATGTCAGTAGATTTACTAGAAACCTGTATGAAACAAATTTTGGTAGTGGATGATTCGGCAACGATGCGACGAATGGTAATGGCATCGTTGCGTGAGTTAACCGAAGTAAGTTTTGATGAAGCGAGTAGTGGGTTAGAAGCGATTGAATATTTAGCAATGTCATCTATAGATTTGATGATTTTAGATTTAAATATGCCAGATATGCACGGTTTGGAGGTGCTGAAATTTGTGAGAGGACATGAAAAGTATCAAATGATCCCCATTATTGTATTGACAACTAGAGGGGATGAATCAAGCCGGGGAGCAGCGATCGCAGCAGGTGCTTCACGTTATTTAACAAAACCTTTTGAGCCAGGTCAACTGGCTGAACAGGCTAACAACTTATTGAACAATGGAGAAATTGAAGGTTGA